Genomic DNA from Theobroma cacao cultivar B97-61/B2 chromosome 3, Criollo_cocoa_genome_V2, whole genome shotgun sequence:
CAAAATATGAAAAGGAtggataaataattaatatataggAAAAACCATAGATGAAAGGCATAATGATGAGTTAAGGAGCGTTAGAGAACAACTTTGTGGAGACCTTGGagattgaaaaaattaatctgGGAATTTTGGTATATGTCAATTTATGAAGGAAGTTATCATAATTTCGTATATGTAAGGGAAGAGCTTAAAAGCAGGAGGATTTGGGCTGATTTCGTAATTATATCGGGAAGGGGTGAGAAATCGTCAAATCTGAAATGCCTTCTGGAAGTCTCCGAGGGTCACAAAATTCGGCCGTGATTGAAAGCAGCGTGGGCTTCGATATGGGTTGACACGCTTTCTGGCCGTGAACTGCCAAGAAACTTTGACGGGCCCCAACAACAATTTCTGGCTAATACTAAAGCATTtcactttgaaattctttctacaggcacaataaataaataaataataaagtcTTCTACCAATAAAAACAATCATTTGTCAAAATCAATaacatattcatattttagaCTTCGGGGGAGTTCACATTTCAATGAATttgactatatatatatatatatattaattaattagattaTTATATATCTCAATATCCTGACAATCCCTTTGATCAGTCAGCTAGGGTTGTGCAAGTTTTGTTTGTTCTAAAAGGTTTCACCATTAAAGTTAACTAAGTCATGTTCAAATACACAAAAACGTTCAACTAAGTTTCCAAGCATGATGCGTATATATAAACAGAAAAGTTGAAAAGTGAcaaaatggaatttttttatttatattttttaaaaacttttttcattttcttacaTCTATACCTAATATTAAGTTAATGAGTTGGCCAATTGGCCATTATGAAACTGACAGCGGCTTTGAATTGTGATGAGATTGAGGTTGgacttttttaatattttccttgACCTTGTATTTATGGTGGGTGGGTTTATATCTAATGGGCTGTAGCTTCATGTTTGGACCTTGTAATGGAGAGTTCATGTTAGTAGAGTATTTTGttagttttataattttataattttaattaattcaatttttataaaataattgaaattgattgaattgtaataaaaaataaaaaaattaaaattgatttattttagattaattGGGATATTTTTTagaaacttttttaaaatattagtgatattttttaatataaaatatataatatatttaaaaaatatattattactGATAGATTTTTTCGGTCAGTTTGATTGTAAAATTTGGCAACCATAAATCGATTAAAAAAACTGAATTAAATGGCATTCTTAATGGTTTTGGATTTTTtgtatgaaaaaaaattaattttaggtttttctttatgtgtcgtttattttatattttaaaacaaagtaaaaaagatttaagTCTTTCGgcgaaagaaaaataaagataaaggagagaaaagagaattgaaaaatatgaaactaaattatcaattctattattctatttttaatttatagcTGTTtcatttttagatattatttttacaaatgtttataatttagaataattaattgtttaaaaattgtccaatataaatatttattgatttgtacttttaaaaataataaaaacagcAGTTCGCGCAGCGAAGTGCGGGGATTTTATATTGTTCGGTACGAGTGCATTCACACAAACAAACACGTGTTTAAAGCTTATTAAACCACGTTGGTATATGGGTAGAAGACCAAGCTTTTCATAATTATCTTGCACAACTCTTAATCAAATACTGGTATATGGCCCGGAAGATACAGGACTGTATTACTTTAAGAAGAggtttattaattatttaaatatttaatttaatttggtgGTTTGAAGTATATGTTGCGAGTTTAATAAACGGTGAAAAACTTAAATttctatataaaaaatttatttcaatttcacTGATGTAAAATCTgtaataatatatatgttcaaatcttgaaaataaataaaataaaaattttaaaatttgaaaaaggcTATCTCTGGATATGCAATGAATTTTTAGATgcactgaaaaaaaaaacatatatatggAATTAATGAGTTTATAAggaatttatataaaaagataaaagtttTTAGACATATTGTATAATATGCTTAAATGTCATGTGAGGTATAATAAACACtttgaatatttgataattatagGAATACAGAAACAcgtgtgagagagagaggaagtgTGTCTGGGGATGTACGTGTCAGTGAAAAAGTtggatttaaaattatatctttaaatataaaatagaaagaaaataaaaaggcaGTCATGCGCAGGGGCTTCACCCATAGAATCAATAAACAACTAAAAGCTAAGGAGAAAACGAGCTAGTTTCAACAATTAAATGAGTAAAGCTTTGAGGTAAAGTTTAGACTCAAGTCacttcaatttatcagttaaCCTAAACCTACCTGTCTCGTGTATTTGCCAAACTAGTTGTCCGGCAAAATGCATTGGAATGCTTACTTTTGTGACGCTCTTGTTGCTTTCTTTGTTTCTACTCCTCAATTATTCTGAaattctttttgcttttcGGCACCGGCCTTTCGAAAGTTTGAAAGCGTGGAATGAGAAGTAAGTAAAATGTTCCTTGGCACCTGGCATGGCTTTTCGGCGCCCAAGTATGGAAGAAGAGGAGCCCacctttcctcttttcttatGGAGAGAAGCCTAACTTTCACATTCTAGTTCCATACCATTAATCTTTTTCAGAGGAAACTATTACCATCCCCCCCAAAAAAAGGTGAAATAATTGGTGGGCAGAAGGACAAAATGTCTTTACTTGGAAGGAATTATTTCATCCGTGGGAGGAAAACATCATTAGAACAATAACTCTTTGCGACCCCTCCACAAAGAGAATTTAGAAACGGAATAATTAAGTGTTCCAACATGTTATCAATTAATACAAGATCAGATCTATgacaaaattaaacaaatcGAAAGGTCTTAATAAGAAACTGTTTGAACATCTTATAAGACAAAACAATTCAgtaaatgtaaattatttaatactagaatcaaacttaaaaattaatagcactaaaattagattaaaatCACACCCAAGACAAAGCATTAAAGGTCATCTATATCAACCACCACACGGAATAAATACCAGCAacatcaacataatatttaatatattagaGCTGTAATAACAATTGAAAATCAACATCGATGTCTCTGCCATATCTAAAATGATTTActaatcaatatttttagatattaagTTTGTCATGATGGTTTCAAATGTTTCAAAGTTTTATTGGATACACTAAAATTTGTGAGTTTCATAATATATATGGCTTCTTGATTGCCAAAAATTAATTCAGAGAAGCCAAGTTAGTTTTTGTGGATGAGGAAGCTGTCTGATATAATCTTAGAATGGACCTGATAGATCATCTTTTAtatacattattattattattctacTTAATTGTCacaattaattttctttatgtgTTTAATTAATAAGCtcatttaatatataaaaatttacacaCAAATTATTCATTCCTatctaatatttaaattttccatcttaaaagttttgaattcaaaatttataaatattgaaatgtctcttagaaaacaaaatattttaactttaaCTCGCGTTCAAGTATCATTTAGGTAGATTAACCATGTATTTGTATTAGCAAATGCGTTGACCACAAATACCTCAACCACTGAtgcaaataaaacaaaatcattcaCAATCTTAAAAATTTGTCTCAAAGCGAAAactcaagaaagaaaaacaagaacaagaaTGCTTGACGACAACGTTTTACTggtataaaacaaaaatgaataagAATAACTGCATAAGCCAACGGTAACTAAGAATTCCAAATTGCTAGTTGTGTGATCAATAAAGCCAAAAAGGACTGACCGGGTACCCAGTCTGCACGGCAATTATGCGTGTGAGAGCCGAGAAAGAAACTAAGCAAAATCAAGTTATGAGTAGATATAGACGGTGCTGAGGCTGCGCCACTCCACAGCCTAATTCTCGAGTGTGTCTGTCGGGTTTTCCTGTCAAACTTTGCGGCTATTGGTACATATTCATGCTTCTTCGTTGACTTTGACATATACTTGCTATAGTTCAGTCATTGTTTCACTAAATACGTAACGCATTGATTATGGAACACTGAACAATCAGGTGTACGCTACTCATCAGATCATCTCAAATTTATTATggacaaaaaaattttgcgATTTTGGACCATATTTGTGATGCAGACACGGCAATTACTGGAATCCATGTTGTCATGATCGCTTTGTCACTCCTGTCAGGCGACGCGTTTCTCAAGTTTCTCAACAGATATAATCATCTCCGTGTCCTTTGAATATGTTTCGGTGCATGTCTATGCATGATGTATCCCATCTTCATCAAAAAGGCTTCCGGCAAATGTCATCCACTACCATAACAAAAGGCAAATGAAAAGTCATATCCAGCCCAATATAGAAAGCAGAActcaaagcaaaaaagaaaaacataagaCACCACTGCAGGATCGAGTTCCAAAGCCCAGTCTGGTCGTTGACGATTGTGTAAATTTTACCAGAGTCGGCACCACTGGAAATATATTATGTGAAGGTGGAAGAAATGACCCCACCGACACCTAACAATTAACTTGTTGGAGCAAAGTCACCTTTTTGTCCCTGACTTCCTGGAAGAAAGCATTCTTGTTTCCTCATTCCCTTGTCTGcttgaaaagagaagaacatcGTACCCAGATGCCAGAACACATTGCTGAATTTCGAACTAAAAAAATAGTCGAGTCCAAATAGTGCAGAATTGCCGACAGGCAACAGCTTAGCGCATATCTATAAGCCTTCCTGCCTAAGATAGGATACCGCCTATATTAGCCCGTATCATTCATTCTTTTTTGCACAAAATCCACCAGGctcctttttgttttaatggCTGCCAAATCTATCAATTTAACGTGCATCCACAGTTCTACATTTATACTCGGATTGCTGATCACGATAAATGTTGCTATTATATTGTAAATAAAAGTTTATGTCGGGAATAATGGTTAAAAGTTATTgctatcatttcattaatggGATTACAGAAAATTGTTGCAATGCAACAGCTGGTATAGACTAAGGTTGTGCATACCAGCACAGGGTTAACACAAGAGGTGAAAAAGAATACTGATTATATGAGCTTATAGAGATCAAAAAGAATTTGGATTTGCTAAATTGGGTGATCAGCGTGGCTGTAACAAATTCCACCAATCATGCATCCATGGTTCCCTGAGCTTTCTTTTGGTAAACTGCTTCCAAACATTCTTTAGCTCTATGAACCTTTGACTGAAGGTAAAAGCTCCCATTCTTAGCATTTTGCTCAAACAAGTTGTCATATTTCTGCAAATAGCTCACAGAAAAGCTAGTCAGAACTACATAAAAAATGTGGCATGACAAATCACAGAATAATAAGTAAAATTGTCTAGGAAACCTGCAAGATTTCCTCCCATGATGAATGCTCTGTGACCCCTAAAATCTGCCTAGCCTCTGGTTCAGCCATACTTTTGCTTGCTCTCCTGATATTCTGCACTGTTTCTTGAGCGATACCAGATTTTGAGGCATCTGCATTTCAATCAAGCACAAAGTAGATATGTTCAATTCAAGGATTTCAGACAGAGTACAGCAAAATTCATAAATGCAAGATTACAatgattattattaaaaaataaaaacccatAAACTGAACACTTCCAAACACTGACACAGTGGGAAGACATACTTGCAAGTGCTTGACGATATGCCTGAAACACAGCCCTTCCTAATATTCCAGAGCCCATCACAATCAAGTTTGCAAGAATTCTTGCAGCCTGTacaaatacataaaaatttaattgtctGTCTTGTCTCATAGCCTTTACctgttattttattaatgatgtTTCCCATTTTCTTAAGAGTGTATGAACAAGCAAAGCACATACTATACCCAGTTGAGCCATTGAAGGTAACCAAATTTAAGGCCAACAATACAAGATATTACAAAACACCATCATGaaacccaaaaaaataaaaaaatccttttAAGGTTTTCAACAAACTATCTCAGTTTCTTGGACAATATCGTAAAGTGCATAAACTATCAAAATGACAACATAAAAGGAAAGGTTAGTCATCCTAATGAGAACATGATAAGGAATTAAATCTCATCCGAACTGAGTACCCAAATCACATGACTCATAGCTTGATGATCAGAATGCACTAGTGATAAAGATGTTCCTGCTGTGAGATTGTCAAGAAATCTAAGATCTTCGTCCCCAAGAATTATAGCCACATTACCATGAAGTGCTCACCACAACTATTCTTAATAACACAACTCGAGTGAGCACAATATTCAATATGTGCATATAACATGAATACTTTCAAAGCAGCATAGAAAATATTTCGACAGCCATTTCCAAGGAGACAACCGAGTTACCGACAACATTCCCTCattcacttttcaaaaattccaaGAGAGCCACTTCAGGGGCAAGAACAAGTGCCTCCCAACATGACACATCACTTTCTACTTGTCTAATCTTTCCAAGCATATGAGACATAACAACATAGCACCTAACAACCCTTAGaaagtttaaaatcaataaagcACCCAAGAGACTTATAGACCacattattaaatttacagTGTTTCTGAAAATGACATATTCcggtgaaaattttattataaaatcaaCAGAGTAAAGTACTTTAACAAcctcaagaaaaagaaatatatcgGAAATATGAAAATCAGGTGCAGAGTTATTTACCATTGCTGAAGATTTGagcaatatatattatttatatatccACCAACTGGAGGGGAGGTTGCCGTTGAAGATACTTCAGAATCCGCAGAGCCTACAACGGCAAAAATCGATCATGTTAGTGGAATCAAATGCGAAAAATTAAACTGATTATAAATTATCCTGAGGAAGAAAAGCAAATATTATCACTTACAGAAGGAGATATCGAATTAGAAATTCAATGGAGACAAAAGTTGAGGGGTTTTTGGTTGATGATTATTAGGGTTTTGAACAGAAAAGGGGTGAAAACCTGGAAATTAGGGGACTCTTAAGTTGGGCTTGTTATCGTAAGCCGACAACATCCCCATCGATTTCGATATCAATGTAGTAACTTGGGCCATCATGGGCTGAGCCGTTTTTGTAATTAGAATAGAGTGTGGGTTTTGGGAGGTAACATTAAAACGGCATTGAACAATTTGAGTTAGAGATGTTCACTTTCTGGGCCGGATTGGGCCAAACTATCCTTTTTAAAACCAAGCTCGAGTGTGACCTGGCCCATCAATTtagttattcttttattattaaataatcaaatattatttttatattcaatattttgttttaaaataaaaaaaatattaattattaacataaaaatctagaaaagatatttattttttagaaggaaataaaaatagtacatttatatcaaaatattgtatgagaattaaattttaataacatcgcttaataaaatcaaaacacTGAAGATTACTAAGAAGTGTCATACCAATAGAATATTAAAAAACCATATTCGTAAGAAAATTTACTAGACAATTGGATTTACAATACATATGAATTATATTGACTTGTCCTTTCTTCTTTAAGAGATATTAAATAGCTAAAGTCAAAATCTGAATTAACATTTAGTTCATATGGTTCTATTTAAATCACCTAAGCAATGATTTTATTGTCCATAGCCAACATCACCTTACGAAGTCCCTCATCCCATGCCATCAACAAATGCCAATAATTATTTCATAATTCCGCTCAATATGTAGAacaattacaataattttgtttctttttccaatcatttattattttttgtttaattcttattaatgcaaaatatttataaaatcataattttcttGATAAAAAACTCAATAAAAAATCTACTCAATAGTTAAATTTCAATagcataccaaacaatttttatataataaattcaatACTAGTTCAGAATAATTTTAGTTTATCAAACAAcacctaaattaattaaaaaaagttaaaagtaAATTGTTACTAGATTATCCCAAAGTATTGTACAATAATATAGTCATTGCTTAGCAGTATTTGATTAGTGATGAGTCACCACTATTTTCCCGCTAATTTTTGCTTACCCCCAAATCCTAAAGGTGAGGTCAAATTAATCCAGCCTTGCTCTTCTATTCGTAACTGTCTTGTTTGTTTCCGTAACTTTTCCCAGCTTCACATGACAATCAAGTTGAATATATAGAGCTTAAAATTGATACAAACAGGGAAGCTTAATGTATTATGCTGCAATGGAGAGTGTTTTCATTCCACATCCATACAGTCTTAAAGATGTGCAATCATTCCTGAGCACAATTTACAAGCATCCGAAAGCAAACCCCAATTGAAAGATGTAAACAATTGAGTACTAAGAACTGAAACTTCTTCAGTActggaatatatatatatatcagatCAGTTTGGAAAAGAGTATTTTATTGTCATCCTGGTGCTGATggtgtttcattttctcacaGCATCAACTTTCTTTTGCTTGCGAGGCTTTTTGGGTTTGAGCTCCATTTCAGGCTCCTGTTAACCACCATCCACATCTGCTTCTTCAGAGTTTTCTTCATGAATATCACTGCTCCCTGACAGATCTTCCTGTGCACAAGCGGTTCCATTCTCACGGGGTTCCTCAGCAGAATTCTCGTTCTCTCCAATCTGCTTGGCAATCAGGTTCTTGAGCTCTATGTTTACCTGTCATAGTCAATACACATAAGCTAGCTTATCATCATACTTGATCATGTTGGGGTACAAACATGTATGTATGATTCTCCAATTTCCGATAAGAGAGtgttaaaaaagaaactagACTTCAAAAGATCCTAAAGGGCGTTTCAACCATGTTCAATGTTGTAGAGGTCAGGATTAAAGTACTTTTTCTTCCCTCTTCTCAGAAATCCACTGGAAAAATGAAGCAAAAATAAACTGCATTTTGGAAGTAAGAGCAAAATCCAATGCAATACCTTTAAGTTGTTCAAATATTCAGATAAATCACTTGGGCAAGAAGGGCACTTCAAGACATTTCTTTTTGACCGCAGTGGTCGTCCGCCtgcatttctctctcttacaAGTGAATGGCCAGCAAATACACCTTCTAGACAAGACTTGCAAAAATTATGACCGCATGGTGTTGTTACTGGCATTTCCAGCACTTCCTTACAGATGGGGCAACCATATTctgcaaagaaaattttcaaagttaaCATCAAATGAACGATCAATTCTAAAGTAAATGTATGATTTACATattgcaaaaacaaattattctATGTAGACATTTTTGCACAAAACTTGCCTCTACATCAAATTGTTCCTAAAACAACTCCAAACCAGATATTTATAGTCAATTTTCCAAATGTTAGAGCTatagcaacaagagaaaaatgtAAACTATGCTACACCAGGTCATAACCAAATGAAAAGAATGCATGGTTAAACTAGTAGGCAGTACAAACTAACGTTTTTGAAGCCTCTTTTTAGCAGCTGCACTCTGTGCTTGCTTAACTATTATCCTTGACCTCTTCCTGCCAACAGAATTACcagtattttctttttgcttgcTGATAGGTGGTGGTTTAATCCACTTCCAGCAACCATCAGCCTCCTGAAAAGAAAAGCGAAGACATACAGAGAAGAGCATGCATGTGAATTGGAATCGACACAGCACTATTCTTgagatatttttgttttccacTTATAAATTACTCATTTAATTCCATATCATCAGCTAGCCTGTTGCACTCCTTGGGTTTGACTAAATTATAAAGTTAAGTTCCAAATAGTGACGCCACCAATAAGCCCTGTGCAATCCAAGTTTAGggcataaatatttaaatatacaaCTTACATCATAGTCCCATGATGGGCTTTCCTTTCTCTCCGTTACATTCGATGCCTTTTTCAGCTCTTCAATGACTGGCAAAGGTCTAGGACAATCCCCATGCACATCACTACAGTCAAGATAAGGAAAACTTAGTGAAAAGAATGATATACATCATGTATGAATCACAGAGCTCATCGGCAAATCTAGAAACTGAACCTGGTCCATGGGGCAGGATCATTGTCACATCTAACAAATAAATATCGACAAACCTTGAAACCCTATACAGGAAAGCATTTTAtcattataataaaaaatttattctgcAAAAGAAGAATCAAATTGGAAATATCTCTGTGTAGGATAGCAAGTACCTGAACTCCAACATTCAACCAGCATTTTTCAACTCTGTAAATTCCATCATAACGTAGGCCTTTTTCAGGAGCATATGAAGAATGCTTGTCTTTAAAAGACCTATTCATCAGAACAAGGGGAAAATGTTAATAGGTTGATAGGtaagaaacaaatattagGAGAAGATATGAACTACCAAgccattaaaaaaaagaaaagaaatgaactacCAAAAATTCTCTGACAACTGAACTTGATTCTTTCAAGAATAACATCCTTACAAGATTACTGCAACTAATTACAGGATAGAAAAATTATAGCA
This window encodes:
- the LOC18605209 gene encoding mitochondrial import inner membrane translocase subunit tim16; the encoded protein is MAARILANLIVMGSGILGRAVFQAYRQALANASKSGIAQETVQNIRRASKSMAEPEARQILGVTEHSSWEEILQKYDNLFEQNAKNGSFYLQSKVHRAKECLEAVYQKKAQGTMDA